A genomic region of Criblamydia sequanensis CRIB-18 contains the following coding sequences:
- the nqrF gene encoding NADH:ubiquinone reductase (Na(+)-transporting) subunit F yields MLFFPLALFGIDPVLTLFAIAAFLVIGVLLTSIILFTKAKFVSQDACTIRINHDDSLTKVTKGGQTLLNALTSSGIPIPSPCGGKATCKQCRVQIIKGAGEPIETDKGTFTKKQLKEGWRLSCQTKMHGDLDILVEPSCLSISEIEATVVSNENVATFIKELIVEVPKTIDVSYKSGEYFQFKVPPFKTNTEDWKQTMEKKYWPDWEKFKLFGIPIDFSSLPTGDASVIRAYSMASYPEEGNILKFNIRIATPPFVQGKINEAIPWGICSTWTFSLKPGDKINLLGPFGESLMKNDDRELIFLIGGAGSSFGRSHIMHLFRTEKTKRKLSLWYGARSLKENIYEEDYRKLAQDFPNFQYNLVLSEPLAEDIEAGWPKEDPIRTNFLFRAFEQGQLKKMEAPEDCLYYVCGPPLHNSSVMKLLDDYGVSRENIVLDDFGS; encoded by the coding sequence ATGTTGTTTTTCCCTTTAGCATTATTTGGAATTGACCCTGTTCTAACTCTTTTTGCTATTGCCGCTTTTCTAGTTATAGGGGTCTTACTGACTTCAATTATTTTGTTTACAAAGGCTAAGTTCGTTTCACAAGATGCTTGTACGATACGCATTAACCATGACGATTCCTTAACCAAAGTAACTAAAGGCGGACAAACCCTTCTTAATGCTTTAACTTCGTCCGGCATCCCTATTCCATCTCCCTGCGGAGGCAAGGCTACTTGCAAACAATGCCGTGTCCAAATTATCAAGGGCGCAGGTGAGCCTATAGAAACAGATAAAGGGACTTTTACAAAAAAACAATTAAAAGAAGGTTGGCGGCTTTCTTGCCAAACTAAGATGCATGGGGATCTAGACATTTTAGTCGAACCTAGCTGTCTTAGCATTAGTGAAATTGAAGCCACCGTGGTTAGTAATGAAAATGTAGCGACTTTTATCAAAGAATTAATTGTCGAAGTGCCAAAAACAATTGATGTTTCCTATAAGTCAGGGGAGTATTTCCAGTTCAAAGTCCCTCCTTTCAAAACCAATACCGAGGATTGGAAGCAGACTATGGAGAAGAAATATTGGCCTGATTGGGAAAAATTCAAATTATTTGGAATTCCAATTGATTTTTCCTCTCTTCCGACAGGAGACGCTTCTGTTATTAGAGCCTATTCCATGGCCTCTTACCCGGAGGAAGGAAATATTCTTAAATTCAACATAAGGATTGCAACGCCTCCTTTTGTTCAAGGAAAAATTAATGAAGCGATCCCTTGGGGAATTTGTTCCACCTGGACTTTTTCTTTAAAGCCCGGGGATAAAATTAACCTGCTCGGTCCATTTGGCGAGTCTCTTATGAAAAATGATGATCGGGAACTTATCTTTTTAATAGGCGGCGCCGGTTCATCTTTTGGAAGAAGCCATATCATGCATCTTTTTAGAACCGAGAAGACAAAAAGGAAACTCTCTTTATGGTACGGAGCGAGATCTTTAAAAGAGAACATCTATGAGGAAGATTACCGCAAATTAGCTCAGGATTTCCCGAATTTCCAATACAATCTTGTTCTTTCAGAACCTTTGGCTGAAGATATAGAAGCCGGATGGCCGAAAGAAGATCCCATAAGAACAAATTTCTTGTTCAGAGCTTTCGAACAGGGTCAATTAAAGAAAATGGAAGCTCCTGAAGACTGTTTATATTACGTTTGCGGTCCTCCGCTTCATAACTCGAGTGTCATGAAACTGCTTGACGACTATGGGGTTTCAAGAGAAAATATTGTCCTTGATGATTTTGGAAGCTAA
- a CDS encoding NAD+ synthase, with product MRISLCQMNPTVGALKENRNKILAGIKKAKDAKADIVLFPEMALTGYPPADFLSLAHFIKKVKEGLESIVAHTKGIAAIIGVVRESPYSTGKMLVNSACICVDGEILGFQDKTLLPTYDVFDELRYFEPARERKVWLISGKKIAVTICEDIWQNAGCMDFSYPVDPILDYKKEKIDYHLNLSASPFSLMKFKKRLDVLRKSALALKAPSYLCNQVGGNDSLIFEGRSLAVNAKGELIGMAKGFQEDLATFDSQENQIIEVKEPPKLEDLYQALVLGLRDYFTKSGFKKAVLGLSGGIDSALVACIAKEALGEENVLGVFMPSRYSSKASKEDSEALAKNLNISYQVISIEEPFQSFLKLLHPFFEGKPADVTEENLQARIRGNILMALSNKFGLILLSTGNKSELALGYSTLYGDLCGGIAVLSDVSKREVYELSFFINKHGPIIPIRTLTRPPSAELKENQKDSDSLPDYEIIDNILEAYVEHHKSEEDIAIMYGYPLELVMDLTTRIHRNEYKRRQSPPGLRVSEKAFSVGREFPIVQKWR from the coding sequence ATGCGTATTTCTCTTTGTCAAATGAATCCGACAGTTGGAGCTCTAAAAGAGAATCGAAATAAAATCTTAGCCGGAATTAAAAAAGCAAAAGATGCTAAGGCCGATATTGTTTTATTCCCGGAAATGGCTTTGACAGGCTACCCGCCGGCTGATTTCTTATCCCTCGCACATTTTATAAAAAAAGTAAAAGAAGGCCTTGAAAGCATTGTAGCGCATACAAAAGGGATTGCAGCGATTATTGGAGTTGTAAGGGAAAGTCCCTATTCAACCGGTAAGATGCTTGTAAATAGCGCTTGTATATGTGTCGATGGGGAAATCCTCGGTTTTCAAGACAAAACCCTTTTACCAACCTATGATGTGTTTGATGAGCTAAGGTATTTTGAGCCTGCAAGAGAGAGAAAGGTATGGTTAATAAGCGGAAAGAAAATAGCCGTAACTATCTGCGAAGACATTTGGCAAAATGCGGGGTGTATGGATTTTTCCTACCCGGTAGATCCAATCCTTGACTACAAAAAAGAAAAGATCGATTACCACCTCAATCTTTCGGCCTCTCCTTTTAGCTTAATGAAATTTAAAAAGAGACTTGATGTCTTGCGAAAATCGGCTCTTGCTTTAAAGGCCCCTTCTTATCTTTGCAATCAGGTGGGCGGCAATGATAGCTTGATTTTTGAAGGCAGAAGCCTTGCTGTTAATGCAAAAGGCGAGCTAATTGGCATGGCAAAAGGGTTTCAAGAAGACCTTGCCACTTTTGATAGTCAAGAAAATCAGATTATAGAGGTTAAAGAACCCCCTAAGCTTGAGGATCTCTATCAGGCTTTAGTACTTGGCTTAAGAGATTATTTTACAAAATCGGGCTTTAAAAAAGCAGTTTTAGGGTTATCGGGGGGGATTGACTCAGCCCTTGTGGCTTGCATTGCCAAAGAAGCTCTAGGCGAAGAAAATGTCCTCGGCGTTTTTATGCCTTCAAGATATTCATCCAAGGCTTCCAAAGAAGATTCTGAAGCTCTTGCAAAAAACTTGAATATTAGCTACCAGGTTATTTCAATTGAAGAGCCCTTTCAATCCTTTCTAAAGCTTCTTCATCCTTTCTTTGAGGGAAAGCCGGCAGATGTGACAGAAGAGAATTTACAAGCTAGAATCCGTGGCAATATATTAATGGCGCTTTCTAATAAGTTTGGCTTGATTCTGCTAAGCACAGGTAATAAAAGCGAGCTTGCCCTTGGATATTCGACTCTTTACGGCGATCTTTGCGGAGGGATCGCTGTCCTCTCGGATGTCAGTAAAAGAGAAGTTTATGAGCTTTCCTTTTTTATAAATAAACATGGCCCTATTATCCCGATCAGGACTTTAACAAGACCCCCTTCTGCCGAACTTAAAGAGAATCAGAAAGATAGCGATAGCCTTCCTGATTATGAGATCATAGACAATATTTTGGAAGCTTATGTAGAGCATCATAAAAGCGAAGAGGATATAGCAATAATGTATGGCTATCCTTTGGAGCTTGTTATGGACTTAACCACTCGAATACATAGAAATGAATATAAAAGGCGTCAAAGCCCTCCAGGCTTAAGGGTCAGCGAAAAAGCTTTTTCAGTTGGGCGAGAGTTTCCAATCGTTCAAAAATGGCGATAA
- the epmA gene encoding EF-P lysine aminoacylase EpmA, translated as MNTFPVSTNKKIEALYDRGKMLRAARDFFYQRNIVEVDCPILTEFAALDSNIDLMRTEELRFLHSSPEYGMKRLLTEGIGDIFQLSHVFRKGEMGSRHNPEFMMAEWYRQSFLMEEMIDETADFIRIFLGDLPLTKIGYREAFIRLVNFDPKTDSLEKLKSILKSRNAEFEGMESAGSDTLLQFAVLTLIEPQFEENKLTALIHFPSSQAALSQKFTQDGYSVSKRFEIYYGNLELANGYQELSNPIEQEERFILENKERQEKGLEPLPYDLKLIQALKKGLPPCSGVACGFDRLMMIRHSTHSIKDILPFAWHEA; from the coding sequence ATGAATACGTTTCCCGTGTCAACGAATAAAAAAATAGAAGCTTTATATGATCGCGGGAAAATGCTAAGAGCAGCCCGCGATTTTTTTTATCAAAGAAATATTGTTGAAGTGGACTGCCCTATTTTAACCGAGTTTGCAGCGCTTGATTCCAATATTGATTTAATGCGGACAGAAGAGTTGCGTTTTCTTCATAGCTCTCCGGAATATGGAATGAAACGTCTTCTAACCGAAGGAATTGGCGATATTTTCCAGCTTTCCCATGTCTTTCGTAAAGGAGAGATGGGAAGCCGGCATAATCCTGAATTCATGATGGCAGAATGGTATCGCCAATCTTTTCTTATGGAAGAAATGATCGATGAAACTGCCGACTTTATTAGGATTTTTTTAGGAGACTTACCCTTAACTAAAATAGGCTATCGTGAAGCTTTCATAAGGTTAGTTAATTTCGATCCCAAAACAGATTCGTTAGAAAAGCTTAAGTCAATCTTAAAAAGCAGAAATGCCGAGTTTGAAGGCATGGAATCCGCCGGCTCTGACACCCTTTTGCAGTTTGCTGTCCTAACCTTAATTGAGCCCCAATTTGAAGAAAATAAGCTAACCGCTTTAATTCACTTCCCTTCCTCTCAAGCTGCTCTTTCGCAAAAATTCACTCAAGACGGATATTCGGTTTCAAAAAGATTTGAAATTTATTATGGAAACCTAGAGCTTGCAAACGGCTATCAAGAACTATCAAACCCTATAGAACAAGAAGAGCGTTTCATCCTTGAGAATAAAGAAAGGCAAGAAAAAGGATTGGAGCCGCTACCCTATGATTTGAAATTGATTCAGGCTTTAAAGAAAGGGCTTCCCCCATGTTCAGGTGTGGCTTGCGGCTTTGATAGATTAATGATGATTCGGCATAGCACTCATTCCATTAAAGACATCCTACCCTTTGCTTGGCATGAAGCCTAA
- the efp gene encoding elongation factor P: protein MPQISTSEFRSGVKLEIDNQPYVVITNEFVKPGKGQAFNRVRLKNLLTARVVELTFKSGDKADLADVEEKKMRMLYEEADGIVFMDDDSYEQVTISNENIGDNKQWLKEDVAYSVLIYKGTPVAVEPPTFMELVITETDPGIRGNTASGRVLKPALLETGAKIQVPIFIEQGEKIKVDTRTNEYVSRVNE from the coding sequence ATGCCTCAAATTTCAACTAGTGAATTTCGAAGCGGCGTTAAACTCGAAATTGACAATCAACCTTACGTCGTCATCACAAATGAGTTTGTCAAACCCGGTAAAGGTCAAGCATTCAACCGCGTAAGATTAAAAAATCTTTTAACGGCCCGTGTAGTTGAACTTACCTTCAAATCAGGTGATAAAGCAGATCTTGCAGACGTTGAAGAAAAGAAAATGCGAATGCTTTATGAAGAAGCTGATGGCATTGTTTTTATGGATGACGATTCTTATGAACAAGTCACTATTTCAAATGAAAATATCGGCGACAACAAGCAATGGCTAAAAGAAGATGTAGCCTATAGCGTCCTAATCTACAAAGGAACTCCGGTAGCTGTTGAGCCGCCCACTTTTATGGAGCTTGTCATTACAGAAACAGATCCGGGCATCCGTGGCAACACAGCCTCGGGGAGAGTCTTGAAACCGGCACTTTTAGAAACAGGCGCAAAAATTCAAGTTCCTATTTTTATCGAACAAGGCGAAAAAATAAAAGTGGACACAAGAACAAATGAATACGTTTCCCGTGTCAACGAATAA
- a CDS encoding AMP nucleosidase produces the protein MEEFNEYKPTEEEEKIARDTLERYSGSAVKDFQPFLLLTNFPKYVHYFSETRGVPVIEGSMFSVAHSPSEHVTILDFKIGSPAAALVIDLVSFLPVKAALLLGMCGGLRRQYEIGDYFVPIAAIRAEGTSDFYFHPEVPALANFLVQKMVTNVLEKMNVRYHIGITHTTNKRFWEFNKEFRERLKLTRPQAIEMECATLFTSSYYHKLPCGALLLISDLPLMRGGIKTKEGSENLFLKYTANHVETGVMVIKELTEALKHQAKGVFRGFRRRFEKEE, from the coding sequence ATGGAAGAGTTTAACGAATATAAGCCTACTGAAGAAGAGGAAAAAATAGCTCGAGATACACTTGAGCGTTATTCAGGATCTGCTGTTAAAGATTTTCAGCCCTTTCTTCTTCTTACAAATTTTCCGAAGTACGTTCACTATTTTTCTGAAACAAGAGGGGTTCCAGTGATTGAAGGAAGCATGTTCTCTGTGGCTCACTCTCCAAGCGAACATGTGACCATATTAGACTTTAAAATTGGATCTCCGGCAGCAGCTCTTGTTATTGACCTTGTCTCTTTTCTTCCTGTTAAAGCAGCTTTGCTTCTTGGCATGTGCGGGGGGTTAAGAAGGCAATATGAAATCGGAGATTATTTTGTGCCGATTGCCGCTATTCGCGCAGAAGGAACAAGTGATTTTTATTTTCATCCGGAAGTTCCGGCTTTGGCAAACTTTCTTGTTCAAAAAATGGTGACAAATGTTTTAGAAAAAATGAATGTCCGCTACCATATCGGGATTACTCATACCACGAACAAAAGATTCTGGGAGTTTAACAAAGAATTTCGGGAACGTTTAAAGCTTACAAGACCTCAAGCGATAGAGATGGAATGCGCAACGCTTTTCACCTCTAGCTATTACCATAAGCTTCCTTGTGGAGCGCTTTTGCTTATTTCGGATCTGCCTTTAATGAGAGGCGGGATTAAAACAAAAGAGGGAAGCGAGAATCTTTTTTTAAAGTATACAGCAAATCATGTCGAAACGGGAGTCATGGTTATAAAAGAGCTGACCGAAGCCTTAAAGCATCAGGCAAAAGGGGTTTTCAGAGGGTTCAGAAGGCGGTTTGAGAAAGAAGAATAA
- the mfd gene encoding transcription-repair coupling factor encodes MNLKEKIFQLLSESPHIEDIRGSLQAGKSLLFEGLWNTPKALLSVLAEKTTGKNILFLAESKEENNLLFDLDFFSERPVLEFPAWETLPNENIPPSRDIVGERYRVLDKILKKEGPVTVVSSLQSLLQKLVPKKRFQNHHLNLKMGEEVEFEALIQKLSQMGYERVPRAQEKGEFAHRGGIIDVYPVSSRDPYRVEFFGNTIESIRKYDPIGQKSVEKASEIEITLAKELEMLQEAQNNETLLDYLGEDTLVIFNGLVEIEDRYADLIGLLGAKHPQFASLEELFEKIAPLQKIYFSDENIESLSDISVKRKKSTSFFGKKAEGYEVAFDLFERKLSAYKSPHPFLTAADYLMPERDPEEKISGEEIFFSLGRLAKNCRLYLLSTTESDKAFLQKRIADASLSLPTNTLLELGYLTSGFAIASLSFLVLPTAEFTGKTKVRRQKLRSTFHTAGNEIYELSPGEIVVHLNHGIGKFLGQENGKSTDGTEKEHLLIEYAEGARLFVPMNQSHLVTKYIGSNDESPKFHILGGKQWLKVREKTERAIIGYAKELLELYAKREWKGGFSFKEDSPDLASFEEEFPYEETEDQLSAISAIKKDMISNKAMDRLICGDVGYGKTEVAMRAAFKAVLDGGKQVALLVPTTVLAMQHYENFKDRMGNFPVRVGLLSRFCKPKEIKQTLEGILNGSIDIVIGTHRIVSQDVIFKDLGLIIIDEEHRFGVKAKEHLKRIKSGVDCLTLSATPIPRTLYMSLVGARDISVINTPPYDRIPIKTFIVEPTDALIKTALLRELTRDGQVYFIHNRVETLPQTADKLKKLIPEARIGIVHGQMSSDEIDKTFHAFKSGHIDILCATTIVESGLDIPNANTILIDRADHFGLAELYQLRGRVGRWNRLAYAYFLVKKFSNLPELSRKRLTALSESVGFGGGMKLALRDLEIRGAGDILGLEQSGHVSAIGFHFYCKLLTKTIKTLQGQGSSVFSEVKMDFPFDYRLPNYYVNEPSLRRELYHRLGDATSFEEVDAIWSEINDRFGKPPIEALWLYHMTKIRVFAAKLGLDELKLERFTLVAIRKKGKEAKERRFLIGKIQDPKELEKNVIKALSSL; translated from the coding sequence ATGAATTTAAAAGAAAAAATTTTTCAGCTTTTATCGGAATCACCCCATATTGAAGACATCCGAGGGAGCCTTCAAGCCGGTAAATCCCTTCTTTTTGAGGGCCTATGGAATACTCCAAAGGCCCTCCTTTCCGTTTTGGCTGAAAAAACAACCGGTAAAAACATTCTTTTTCTTGCAGAAAGCAAAGAAGAGAACAACCTTCTTTTTGATCTTGATTTTTTTTCTGAAAGACCGGTCCTTGAATTTCCGGCTTGGGAAACGCTTCCTAATGAAAACATCCCTCCGAGCCGTGACATTGTAGGAGAAAGGTATCGAGTCCTGGATAAAATTCTTAAAAAAGAAGGTCCTGTCACTGTAGTTTCAAGCCTTCAATCGCTTCTTCAAAAATTAGTTCCGAAAAAAAGATTTCAAAATCACCATCTAAATCTAAAAATGGGAGAGGAAGTTGAGTTTGAGGCCCTTATTCAAAAACTCTCTCAAATGGGCTATGAAAGGGTTCCAAGAGCTCAGGAAAAGGGGGAATTTGCGCATCGGGGAGGCATTATAGATGTCTATCCTGTCTCATCAAGGGATCCCTACCGCGTGGAATTTTTTGGTAATACCATAGAATCTATTAGAAAATACGATCCTATCGGTCAAAAATCCGTTGAAAAGGCAAGCGAAATTGAAATTACTCTTGCCAAAGAACTGGAGATGCTGCAAGAGGCTCAAAACAATGAGACTCTTTTAGATTACCTTGGAGAAGACACCCTTGTCATTTTTAACGGACTTGTCGAAATTGAGGATCGCTACGCCGATCTAATAGGGCTTTTAGGGGCTAAACACCCACAATTTGCAAGCCTTGAAGAACTCTTCGAAAAAATTGCGCCTTTGCAGAAAATTTACTTCTCCGATGAAAATATCGAATCCCTTTCTGATATCTCCGTAAAAAGAAAAAAATCAACAAGCTTCTTTGGAAAGAAGGCGGAAGGCTACGAGGTCGCTTTCGACCTTTTTGAAAGAAAGTTAAGCGCCTATAAATCCCCTCATCCTTTTCTTACGGCTGCTGATTATCTGATGCCGGAAAGAGACCCTGAGGAAAAAATTTCCGGTGAGGAAATCTTTTTTAGCTTAGGCCGTCTTGCTAAAAATTGCAGGCTTTATCTTCTATCTACAACAGAATCGGACAAAGCTTTTTTGCAGAAAAGAATTGCCGATGCTTCCCTTTCTCTTCCGACTAACACCCTTTTAGAGCTTGGCTACCTAACAAGCGGTTTTGCCATAGCCTCTCTTAGTTTTTTAGTGTTGCCGACAGCAGAGTTTACCGGAAAGACAAAAGTTAGAAGACAAAAGTTAAGAAGCACTTTCCATACGGCAGGCAACGAAATCTATGAGTTATCGCCCGGCGAAATTGTCGTTCATTTAAACCATGGGATCGGCAAATTTTTAGGCCAGGAAAACGGTAAAAGTACAGACGGTACTGAAAAAGAGCATCTTCTTATAGAATACGCTGAAGGAGCAAGACTTTTTGTTCCAATGAATCAAAGCCATCTTGTTACAAAGTATATCGGCTCAAACGACGAAAGCCCAAAATTTCATATTCTCGGGGGAAAGCAATGGCTTAAGGTTAGGGAAAAAACAGAACGGGCCATTATCGGTTATGCAAAAGAGCTTCTTGAACTTTACGCCAAAAGAGAGTGGAAAGGAGGGTTTTCTTTTAAGGAAGATAGCCCGGATTTAGCCTCCTTTGAAGAAGAATTCCCTTACGAAGAAACTGAAGATCAATTAAGCGCCATCTCGGCCATAAAAAAAGATATGATCTCCAATAAAGCGATGGATCGGCTGATTTGCGGAGATGTGGGCTATGGAAAAACAGAAGTTGCCATGAGAGCCGCTTTTAAAGCAGTCTTAGATGGCGGCAAGCAAGTAGCGCTTCTTGTGCCGACCACTGTCCTTGCTATGCAGCATTATGAGAATTTTAAAGACCGCATGGGCAACTTCCCTGTAAGAGTGGGTCTTCTTTCCAGATTCTGTAAGCCCAAAGAGATCAAACAAACCCTTGAAGGGATTCTGAATGGCTCTATAGATATTGTCATAGGCACGCACCGTATTGTCAGCCAGGATGTGATCTTTAAAGATCTTGGCTTGATCATTATCGATGAAGAGCATCGCTTCGGAGTTAAAGCTAAAGAGCATTTAAAGAGAATCAAATCGGGTGTAGACTGTCTCACTCTTTCTGCAACCCCGATTCCGAGAACCCTTTATATGTCTCTTGTCGGCGCAAGGGATATCTCTGTCATTAATACCCCTCCCTACGATCGAATCCCTATTAAAACCTTTATTGTTGAGCCGACAGATGCTCTGATTAAAACAGCTCTTCTTAGGGAACTGACAAGAGACGGGCAAGTTTACTTTATTCATAACCGAGTGGAGACTCTTCCTCAAACTGCGGATAAGTTAAAAAAACTAATCCCTGAAGCCCGTATAGGCATCGTTCATGGTCAGATGTCTTCTGATGAAATCGATAAGACCTTCCATGCTTTTAAAAGCGGCCATATAGATATTCTATGCGCAACAACTATAGTTGAAAGCGGCCTTGATATTCCGAATGCCAATACCATTTTGATTGATAGAGCAGACCACTTTGGACTTGCAGAACTTTATCAGCTTAGAGGCCGTGTCGGGAGATGGAATAGACTTGCCTATGCTTACTTTCTTGTGAAAAAATTCTCGAACTTGCCGGAACTTTCAAGAAAGAGGCTGACCGCGCTCTCAGAGTCAGTCGGCTTTGGCGGAGGCATGAAGCTTGCCCTCCGGGATTTAGAAATTAGAGGCGCCGGCGATATTTTAGGGCTTGAACAGTCAGGACATGTCTCTGCAATCGGTTTTCACTTCTACTGCAAGCTTTTAACTAAAACCATTAAAACCTTGCAAGGGCAAGGAAGCTCTGTCTTTTCAGAGGTAAAAATGGACTTTCCGTTTGATTATCGACTTCCAAACTATTACGTAAATGAACCTTCTTTAAGGCGGGAACTCTACCATCGTCTTGGGGATGCCACATCATTTGAGGAAGTGGACGCTATCTGGTCTGAAATCAATGACCGTTTCGGCAAGCCTCCAATTGAAGCACTTTGGCTCTACCATATGACAAAAATTCGTGTTTTTGCTGCGAAACTTGGACTTGATGAACTTAAACTGGAAAGATTCACTCTCGTAGCCATCCGAAAAAAAGGAAAAGAAGCCAAGGAAAGGCGTTTTCTAATCGGCAAAATTCAAGACCCGAAAGAGTTAGAAAAAAACGTCATCAAGGCTCTATCAAGTCTCTAG